A genomic stretch from Veillonellales bacterium includes:
- the recQ gene encoding DNA helicase RecQ, whose protein sequence is MTGKEQRDQYRLGEYRMLQKAREILQKYYGYRDFRPGQAEIINSLLGGRDTVAVMPTGAGKSLCFQIPALLLPGVTLVISPLISLMKDQVDSLRSLGIPAAFINSSLTAAEVNERIYHARNNRYKLLYIAPERLGSGNFQTAVQSLKISLLAIDEAHCVSQWGHDFRPSYRAIAPFIASLPNRPVIGAFTATATENVKQDIIELLTLDRPAAYFTGLDRPNLSFTVIRGENKQEFILKFAAANKNRSGIIYAATRKEVDQLYTLLQKRGYAVGKYHAGLGENERRQSQEAFIRDDVAIMVATNAFGMGIDKSDVRYVIHHNMPKNMESYYQEAGRAGRDGEPSECILLFGSQDVMLQKFFIEQTVQDSERKANEFNKLQAMVDYCHTPNCLRCYILNYFGEKTAYDQCGNCGNCKDDGEVTDITQAARQVFSCVLQMNQRFGISLIAEVLKGSKNKKVLQQKFDLLPDYGRLNSYSLQEIKDLINRLVATDYLRLTDSEYPVVKMTGTGITVLKGNARVWQKVAKRPQQSAADNSLFELLRVLRKEIADRDKVPPYMVFADSTLKEMSQCYPADEQALRLVRGVGEMKLERYGAAFLTVIRQYAAAHQVQLSASPAAAASSVPPEEKTPSHLVTYRLYQEGRSLAEIAAQRKLKPLTIQEHLLRCHQEGLAIDWSPLIPQQYEKLILAKIRELGAAKLKPLKEALPEEVDYGAIKAVICKYCQ, encoded by the coding sequence TTGACCGGTAAAGAACAGAGGGATCAATATCGCTTGGGGGAGTATAGAATGCTGCAAAAGGCCAGGGAGATATTACAAAAATATTATGGTTATCGGGATTTTCGTCCCGGACAAGCCGAAATTATCAATAGCCTGCTAGGGGGCAGGGATACGGTGGCCGTTATGCCTACCGGCGCCGGCAAGTCGCTGTGTTTTCAAATACCGGCTTTGCTGCTGCCGGGAGTGACACTGGTGATTTCACCGCTGATTTCACTGATGAAGGATCAGGTGGATTCCCTTCGCAGTCTGGGAATTCCGGCAGCGTTTATTAACAGTTCCCTTACGGCGGCGGAAGTGAATGAACGGATTTATCACGCCCGGAATAACCGCTATAAACTGCTGTATATCGCACCGGAGCGGCTTGGATCCGGTAATTTTCAAACGGCGGTTCAAAGCTTGAAAATATCGCTGCTGGCCATTGATGAAGCTCATTGCGTCTCTCAGTGGGGTCATGATTTTCGTCCCAGCTATCGCGCCATTGCCCCGTTTATCGCCAGTTTGCCAAACCGGCCGGTCATTGGCGCTTTTACGGCCACGGCGACGGAAAATGTCAAGCAGGATATTATTGAACTCTTGACATTGGACCGGCCGGCAGCCTATTTTACCGGCCTGGACCGGCCAAACTTGTCCTTTACCGTGATTCGCGGCGAGAATAAACAGGAATTTATTTTGAAGTTCGCCGCCGCCAATAAAAACCGTTCAGGCATAATTTATGCCGCTACCCGCAAAGAGGTGGATCAGCTTTACACTCTGCTGCAAAAAAGAGGCTACGCTGTAGGAAAATATCATGCCGGACTAGGCGAAAATGAGCGGCGGCAAAGCCAGGAAGCTTTTATCCGGGACGACGTGGCGATTATGGTGGCTACCAATGCTTTTGGTATGGGGATTGATAAATCTGATGTCCGTTATGTCATTCACCACAATATGCCGAAAAACATGGAGTCTTATTATCAGGAGGCCGGCAGGGCCGGACGGGATGGGGAACCCAGTGAATGCATTTTGCTGTTTGGCTCCCAGGATGTGATGCTGCAGAAATTTTTTATTGAGCAAACCGTGCAGGACAGTGAACGAAAGGCCAACGAGTTTAATAAACTTCAGGCCATGGTGGATTACTGCCATACACCCAATTGTCTGCGCTGCTATATACTGAATTATTTTGGCGAAAAAACCGCCTACGACCAATGCGGCAACTGCGGCAACTGCAAGGATGACGGGGAAGTCACCGATATTACCCAGGCGGCCCGGCAGGTATTTTCCTGTGTCTTGCAGATGAATCAGCGCTTCGGCATTTCTTTGATTGCCGAGGTGCTGAAGGGATCAAAGAACAAGAAGGTGCTGCAGCAGAAATTTGATTTGCTGCCAGACTATGGCCGGTTAAATAGTTATTCCCTGCAGGAAATCAAAGATTTGATCAACCGGCTGGTTGCCACTGATTATCTGCGCCTTACGGACAGTGAATATCCGGTCGTCAAAATGACGGGAACGGGAATCACGGTGCTGAAAGGCAATGCCAGGGTATGGCAGAAGGTAGCGAAACGGCCCCAGCAGTCAGCCGCCGACAATTCTTTATTTGAACTGCTGCGGGTGCTGCGCAAGGAGATTGCCGACCGGGACAAGGTACCGCCTTATATGGTGTTTGCCGACAGCACCCTAAAAGAGATGAGCCAGTGTTATCCGGCAGACGAGCAGGCATTGCGGCTCGTCAGGGGTGTCGGTGAAATGAAGCTGGAGCGTTATGGCGCTGCCTTTCTGACGGTGATTCGACAGTATGCGGCCGCTCATCAGGTTCAGCTGTCTGCTTCACCGGCCGCAGCCGCGTCATCAGTCCCGCCGGAAGAGAAAACTCCCAGCCATCTGGTTACTTACCGCCTGTATCAGGAAGGCCGATCGTTAGCGGAAATTGCCGCTCAGCGCAAGCTGAAGCCGTTGACGATCCAAGAACATTTGCTGCGCTGCCATCAGGAAGGGTTGGCCATTGATTGGTCGCCGCTGATCCCCCAGCAGTATGAAAAACTGATCCTTGCCAAGATCAGGGAGCTGGGGGCGGCAAAATTAAAGCCGCTAAAGGAGGCGCTGCCGGAAGAAGTTGATTACGGCGCCATAAAAGCGGTCATTTGCAAGTATTGTCAGTAG
- a CDS encoding alpha/beta hydrolase, with protein MTTSLKHNRRFKISMPLFQLMGVEKARQTFYQLAATIKKVDIPIGSVRNCTVKTAGRDTPVRIYSPAGEGPYPAFIFLHGGGFVVGSVEHYDGFCKKITHDVNCMVFSVDYGLAPEHKFPEPVEECYEVAKWVQDHAGALHIQSGRLAVGGESSGGNLSAAICLLARERGELSLLYQMLIYPGLDLASDPAGKVEANGDCVIDPGTLKWFNDCYLKDSSDAVNPLASPVLAPDLSGLPSVCMITAENDPLRAEDELYVRRLRAAGVAVCHRHYDGVMHGFINMTGLLEEAKQAQEFVCEQLRQVFDR; from the coding sequence ATGACAACAAGTTTGAAGCATAACCGGCGGTTTAAAATCAGTATGCCGCTGTTTCAGCTTATGGGGGTAGAAAAGGCGCGACAGACTTTTTATCAATTGGCGGCTACGATAAAAAAAGTGGATATTCCTATAGGATCGGTCCGGAATTGTACTGTGAAAACGGCAGGCCGGGATACGCCGGTTCGTATTTACAGTCCGGCGGGAGAAGGACCGTATCCCGCTTTTATTTTTTTGCACGGCGGCGGGTTTGTTGTCGGCAGTGTGGAGCATTATGACGGGTTTTGCAAAAAGATAACCCATGATGTAAACTGTATGGTGTTTTCGGTAGATTATGGCCTGGCACCGGAGCATAAGTTTCCGGAACCGGTAGAAGAATGCTATGAAGTGGCGAAATGGGTACAGGATCATGCCGGGGCACTGCATATCCAATCCGGCAGGCTGGCTGTTGGCGGAGAAAGTTCCGGCGGTAATTTAAGCGCGGCGATATGCCTGCTGGCCAGGGAACGGGGCGAACTTTCCCTGCTGTATCAAATGCTGATTTATCCGGGACTGGATCTGGCTTCCGATCCGGCAGGCAAAGTGGAAGCTAACGGGGATTGCGTCATTGATCCGGGAACGCTGAAATGGTTTAATGACTGTTATTTAAAAGACAGCAGCGATGCGGTCAATCCGCTGGCATCGCCGGTCCTGGCTCCCGACCTGTCCGGACTGCCGTCAGTTTGCATGATTACCGCTGAAAATGATCCGCTGCGGGCTGAGGACGAATTGTATGTTCGGCGCCTTCGGGCGGCGGGAGTTGCTGTCTGCCATCGGCATTATGACGGAGTGATGCATGGTTTCATTAATATGACCGGGCTGCTGGAAGAAGCGAAGCAGGCGCAGGAATTTGTTTGTGAGCAACTTCGTCAGGTATTTGACCGGTAA
- a CDS encoding NAD(P)-dependent oxidoreductase, with protein sequence MKITTENTVIGFIGIGVMGKSMAEHLLKAGYKVVVYNRTKAKAESLLSQGAEWAEKVADLAARANVIISMVGYPRDVEEIYFGKNGVLDNAREDSYLLDMTTSSPKLAVKIYQAATGKKLHALDAPVSGGDVGAREGKLAIMVGGDQTDFAAVLPILQLMGQNIVLQGDAGAGQHTKMSNQIAIAGNMMGVCEAIAYAKKSGLDPANVLKTIETGAAGSWSLSNLAPRMLAGNFEPGFYIKHFIKDMGIAIEAAQEMGLKTPALDLAMKLYRQLAAQGEENSGTQALFKYYDC encoded by the coding sequence TTGAAAATAACAACGGAAAACACGGTCATAGGATTTATCGGTATCGGTGTCATGGGCAAAAGTATGGCCGAGCATTTGCTGAAGGCCGGGTATAAAGTAGTTGTTTACAACCGGACGAAAGCCAAGGCGGAAAGTCTGCTCAGCCAGGGGGCTGAGTGGGCGGAAAAGGTAGCGGATTTGGCTGCCAGGGCCAATGTGATTATCAGCATGGTGGGCTATCCCCGGGATGTGGAGGAAATCTATTTTGGCAAGAACGGAGTTTTGGACAATGCCCGGGAGGACAGCTATCTTCTGGATATGACGACTTCATCGCCCAAGCTGGCGGTGAAGATTTATCAGGCTGCAACAGGGAAAAAACTCCATGCCCTTGACGCTCCGGTTTCCGGCGGTGATGTCGGCGCCAGGGAAGGCAAGCTGGCCATTATGGTGGGGGGCGATCAGACCGATTTTGCGGCTGTACTGCCTATTTTGCAGCTGATGGGGCAGAATATCGTTCTGCAGGGAGATGCCGGTGCCGGGCAGCATACTAAAATGTCGAATCAAATTGCTATTGCCGGCAATATGATGGGCGTGTGCGAAGCCATCGCCTATGCCAAGAAATCCGGTCTTGATCCTGCCAATGTGCTGAAAACGATTGAAACCGGCGCTGCCGGCAGCTGGTCCCTGAGCAATCTGGCGCCCCGGATGCTGGCCGGAAACTTTGAACCGGGATTCTATATTAAGCATTTCATTAAGGATATGGGAATTGCCATTGAGGCAGCTCAGGAAATGGGATTGAAAACTCCGGCATTGGATCTGGCGATGAAGCTTTATCGCCAGCTGGCCGCTCAGGGGGAGGAAAACAGCGGCACCCAGGCGTTGTTTAAATACTACGACTGTTAA
- a CDS encoding DUF116 domain-containing protein, whose translation MDWRLINSGCRSAAENSALAKTILNTSALEHTGGSLRFFRFDSSYVLVGQYQDVEREVRGNYCREQGIQVVRRLTGGGVAYVDRNTLAWEIIAAKNDLPAYPSEELTRMAGDAAAEGLRKLGLAASYHEPGEIRLAGRLLCRIHCLETAGSMLWEGYIPLELDAGVLLRVLRIPTEKLTQKAEEAFKTRHTSLAREYKGIVSAHQVRQVLAEAVTKRFGVSFYRCRQREEPAYLSPFDWCGENPVCDRDSSKYRLCSRLRCQGRELTAALVLDDTGQRIESARITGDFYLYPGSAVTRLTKKLAGLPANEESVDPVVAAELAFVRITGFTVENFRDTIREALSKKKFTGIGASPQEVSDLYCVGGLKPNTLPELLQTRPLTFLLPYCAKQPDCKFRFIEGCGCCGRCDVGDGYRLAEQNRLQPLTIQNYEMLEDALRAMKAAGKRIFFGTCCEEFIDKHYQDFKKIGLPGLLVGVNNSTCYELGKDAEAHQGTFEKQTKLKMDLIKRIIKCSA comes from the coding sequence GTGGATTGGCGGTTAATCAATAGCGGCTGCCGCTCGGCGGCTGAGAACAGCGCTTTGGCAAAGACGATACTGAATACTTCGGCGCTAGAACATACTGGGGGCTCACTGCGTTTCTTCCGTTTCGATTCCAGTTATGTTTTAGTGGGACAATATCAGGACGTGGAGCGAGAAGTAAGAGGCAATTATTGCCGGGAGCAGGGTATTCAGGTAGTACGCCGGCTCACTGGCGGCGGCGTTGCTTATGTGGACCGGAATACACTGGCCTGGGAAATCATAGCGGCAAAAAATGATTTACCGGCCTATCCGTCTGAAGAACTTACCCGTATGGCCGGCGATGCCGCAGCAGAAGGACTCCGGAAACTGGGACTTGCTGCAAGCTATCATGAGCCGGGTGAAATACGGCTTGCCGGCAGGCTGCTTTGTCGCATTCACTGCTTGGAGACTGCCGGCAGTATGCTGTGGGAAGGGTATATTCCCCTGGAACTGGATGCGGGTGTTTTGCTGCGGGTGCTGCGGATTCCGACGGAAAAACTAACGCAGAAGGCAGAAGAAGCCTTCAAAACCAGACATACATCCCTGGCACGGGAGTATAAAGGAATCGTTTCGGCTCACCAGGTCAGACAAGTTCTGGCGGAGGCTGTAACCAAGAGGTTTGGCGTTTCCTTTTACCGGTGCAGGCAGAGAGAAGAACCGGCATATTTGTCTCCGTTCGACTGGTGCGGGGAAAATCCGGTTTGCGACCGGGATAGTAGCAAGTACAGGCTATGTTCCCGCTTGCGGTGCCAAGGCAGAGAGCTGACGGCCGCGCTGGTTTTGGATGATACCGGGCAGCGTATTGAGTCTGCCCGGATAACCGGCGATTTTTACCTGTATCCCGGTTCCGCCGTCACCCGACTGACAAAAAAATTGGCCGGTTTACCGGCCAATGAAGAATCGGTTGATCCGGTTGTCGCCGCTGAGTTAGCTTTTGTTCGTATTACAGGTTTTACTGTGGAAAATTTCAGGGATACGATCAGAGAAGCTTTGAGCAAAAAAAAGTTTACTGGTATTGGCGCCAGCCCTCAGGAGGTCAGTGATCTGTATTGCGTGGGCGGGCTGAAGCCAAACACCTTACCGGAGCTTTTGCAAACAAGGCCGCTTACTTTTTTACTGCCCTATTGTGCCAAACAGCCGGATTGCAAGTTTCGCTTTATCGAGGGCTGCGGCTGCTGCGGCCGTTGTGATGTGGGGGACGGATACCGGCTGGCCGAACAGAACCGGCTGCAGCCGCTGACAATTCAGAACTATGAAATGCTGGAGGATGCTCTGCGGGCGATGAAGGCAGCCGGAAAACGTATTTTTTTTGGCACTTGCTGCGAGGAATTTATTGACAAACATTATCAGGATTTTAAGAAAATCGGTTTGCCGGGGCTGCTGGTAGGCGTGAATAATTCCACGTGCTATGAATTGGGAAAAGACGCGGAGGCCCATCAGGGAACATTTGAAAAGCAGACGAAATTAAAAATGGATCTTATCAAACGGATTATAAAATGTTCCGCCTAA
- a CDS encoding IclR family transcriptional regulator, whose amino-acid sequence MIQLTQSLAVQSLQRTFDILEVIGNSVAPISLKTITNITGLPKSTVYRLLNNLENRDYVRCDSNGNYRLGLQLLMMSQRAEQNFEIKHLARKYLTALNQVTRETVHLAILEKNRVLYVDTVESPHALRLAAKLGTTNSVHCTALGKALLIQHKDSKIREILAGQDMEKRTEQTLLTPDEFVREMAHVRKCGYALDECESEIDGRCVGAPIYDNAGQVVAAISVSGLASRFSREYIENEVAGPLLDSTREISRSLGYSGL is encoded by the coding sequence ATGATTCAGTTGACTCAAAGCTTGGCAGTGCAGTCCCTGCAGAGAACTTTTGATATTTTGGAGGTAATCGGGAATAGCGTTGCGCCGATCAGTTTGAAAACGATTACGAACATAACCGGCTTACCGAAATCCACTGTTTACCGGCTGCTTAATAATTTGGAAAATAGAGATTACGTTCGCTGTGACAGTAATGGGAATTATCGTCTTGGGCTCCAATTGCTGATGATGAGCCAGCGAGCCGAACAAAATTTTGAGATTAAGCATTTGGCCCGAAAATATTTGACGGCTCTCAATCAAGTTACCAGGGAAACGGTGCATCTGGCGATTTTGGAGAAAAACCGGGTACTTTATGTAGATACGGTGGAAAGCCCGCATGCTCTGCGGCTGGCGGCCAAACTGGGTACTACGAATTCGGTGCACTGTACGGCGCTGGGGAAAGCGCTTTTGATTCAGCATAAAGATAGTAAAATCCGGGAGATTCTTGCCGGTCAGGATATGGAGAAAAGGACGGAGCAGACATTGCTTACTCCGGATGAGTTTGTCCGGGAAATGGCTCATGTCCGTAAATGCGGCTATGCTCTGGATGAATGTGAAAGTGAAATTGACGGCCGCTGTGTGGGAGCGCCGATATATGACAACGCCGGGCAGGTTGTGGCAGCAATCAGTGTTTCCGGTTTGGCTTCCCGCTTCTCCCGGGAGTATATTGAAAACGAGGTCGCCGGCCCGCTGTTGGACAGCACCCGGGAAATATCCCGGTCGCTAGGCTATTCCGGACTATAA
- a CDS encoding sugar kinase: protein MPEVITIGESMVMMVADQSDSLQFVTSYTRKIAGADSNVAIGLARLGHEAGWISALGDDPFGTYIRNTIRGEGVDTSQVAFSAEYPTGLLVKELNEIGDPKVYYYRKGSAASHIKPDILNENYFFQAKLLHITGIFPALSPNCLETVLQAIKLAKRKGLMVSFDPNIRLQLWTREQARETLMQIAALSDLILPGSIEAEIMAGTTAFESVADIFHKLGVQYVVMKDGSRGAHYSCAGDNGNSARGYEKGFPVKRVVDTVGAGDGFAVGVLSGLLENISLKEAVIRGNAIGSLAVKVRGDVEGYPTKKQLEEYLQTRKDI, encoded by the coding sequence TAATAACGATTGGTGAAAGTATGGTGATGATGGTAGCGGATCAGAGCGATTCGCTGCAGTTTGTGACCAGCTATACCCGCAAAATTGCCGGAGCCGATTCCAATGTAGCCATCGGGCTGGCCCGATTGGGGCATGAAGCGGGCTGGATCAGCGCTCTGGGTGACGATCCTTTTGGTACTTACATCCGCAACACGATCAGAGGCGAAGGCGTGGATACGAGCCAGGTGGCCTTCTCCGCCGAGTATCCAACAGGTTTGTTGGTGAAAGAATTAAATGAAATCGGCGATCCCAAAGTATACTATTACCGGAAAGGATCGGCCGCCAGTCATATTAAGCCGGATATCCTGAATGAAAATTATTTTTTTCAGGCAAAGCTGCTGCACATCACGGGAATTTTTCCGGCCTTAAGCCCCAACTGCCTGGAAACGGTTTTGCAGGCGATCAAACTGGCCAAGCGGAAGGGGCTGATGGTGTCCTTTGATCCTAATATACGATTGCAGTTATGGACAAGGGAACAGGCCAGAGAAACACTGATGCAAATAGCGGCTCTGTCCGATTTAATATTGCCGGGCAGTATCGAAGCGGAAATTATGGCGGGAACCACAGCGTTTGAGTCTGTTGCCGATATTTTTCATAAGCTGGGTGTACAATACGTCGTTATGAAGGACGGTTCGCGGGGAGCGCATTATTCTTGTGCCGGCGATAATGGGAACAGCGCCAGGGGCTATGAGAAAGGTTTTCCGGTCAAACGGGTAGTGGATACTGTCGGGGCGGGCGACGGGTTTGCCGTTGGCGTTCTTTCCGGTTTATTAGAGAATATATCACTCAAGGAAGCGGTTATCCGGGGAAATGCGATAGGGTCTCTGGCCGTAAAAGTCCGGGGAGATGTGGAGGGCTACCCTACCAAGAAGCAGCTGGAAGAATATTTGCAGACTCGAAAGGATATTTGA